The proteins below come from a single Deltaproteobacteria bacterium GWA2_45_12 genomic window:
- a CDS encoding phage tail protein, with translation MNQDDCYREGFYGGFRPDPILTVSEWADTYRMLSQRASAEPGKWRTERTPYLKEIMDSLSAMSPVQSVTLIKGAQLGGTEAGSNWIGYIIDHAPGPVLAVQPTVEMAKRNSKQRIEPLIQESQRLREKVKSPRSRDSGNTILAKEFPGGLLVMTGANSAVGLRSLPARYLFLDEIDAYPGDVDGEGDPVSLAEARARTFARRKIFKVSTPTIEGRSRIQSSYEASDQRKYEVPCPHCSFFQELIWPRVKWEKGKISTAHYICAGCEQAIGEHHKTSMLSKGRWVAKNTNPNPRHVGFHLNSLYSPVGWFSWADAAELWELAQKNPDRLRSFVNTVLGETWKEKGDAPEWQRIFERRESHEFNRVPAGGIFITAGVDVQKDRLECEIVAWGEDRQSWSIDYRVVPGDTNEESPWNELFGFLNEQFTCETGGALPIRMMAIDSGYNTQIVYNQVRKHPINRVIAVKGSDFSQMVISSPSTVDVDFKGRKIRRGVKVWTVGSGIVKTELYGWLRLDKPTTEGEPYLAGYCHFPEYDEHYFKMLTAEQMVVRVTKSGGRRYEWEKIRERNEALDCRIYARAAAALSGLDRFTKDQWQVLKNQRSIEIGKTRPQNPSQDHQKKRKASPFLKQDRSFW, from the coding sequence ATGAATCAAGATGACTGTTACCGAGAAGGTTTTTATGGCGGCTTCAGGCCCGATCCAATCCTGACGGTCAGCGAGTGGGCTGATACTTACCGCATGCTCTCACAGAGGGCCTCCGCCGAACCGGGGAAATGGAGAACGGAGAGGACACCCTATCTCAAAGAGATCATGGATTCACTTTCTGCGATGAGTCCTGTTCAGTCTGTCACCTTGATAAAAGGCGCTCAATTGGGAGGAACTGAAGCCGGCAGTAATTGGATCGGCTACATCATCGATCACGCGCCGGGGCCAGTGCTCGCCGTCCAGCCGACTGTCGAAATGGCCAAGAGAAATTCGAAGCAAAGAATCGAGCCTCTGATCCAGGAATCTCAAAGACTCCGGGAAAAAGTAAAATCCCCCCGTTCGCGCGATTCGGGAAATACAATTCTGGCAAAAGAGTTTCCGGGAGGACTTCTTGTCATGACCGGTGCCAACTCCGCCGTGGGACTTCGTTCACTTCCTGCCCGTTATCTTTTTCTGGATGAGATTGATGCCTATCCCGGCGACGTCGACGGTGAAGGAGATCCGGTATCTCTGGCCGAAGCGCGTGCGAGAACCTTTGCGCGGAGAAAAATCTTCAAGGTTTCCACACCTACTATCGAAGGCAGGTCGCGTATCCAGTCCTCTTACGAGGCTTCCGATCAAAGAAAGTACGAAGTCCCTTGCCCGCATTGCAGTTTTTTTCAGGAACTCATCTGGCCCCGAGTCAAATGGGAGAAAGGCAAAATCAGCACGGCTCACTATATTTGCGCCGGTTGCGAACAAGCGATCGGAGAACATCACAAGACGTCCATGCTTTCCAAAGGAAGATGGGTCGCCAAGAATACCAATCCGAATCCAAGGCACGTCGGTTTTCATCTGAACAGTCTTTATTCTCCCGTCGGTTGGTTTTCCTGGGCCGATGCTGCCGAACTATGGGAATTGGCCCAAAAGAATCCGGATCGGCTGAGAAGCTTTGTGAATACGGTCTTGGGAGAAACCTGGAAAGAAAAAGGAGATGCTCCGGAGTGGCAAAGAATTTTTGAACGACGTGAATCTCATGAGTTTAACCGAGTGCCCGCAGGTGGAATTTTTATCACCGCGGGAGTTGATGTGCAAAAAGATCGCCTTGAATGTGAAATCGTCGCATGGGGTGAAGATAGGCAAAGCTGGTCGATCGATTATCGGGTTGTTCCGGGAGACACCAACGAAGAGTCACCTTGGAATGAACTCTTCGGTTTCTTAAATGAGCAATTCACGTGTGAGACAGGCGGCGCACTTCCAATCCGGATGATGGCGATCGACTCCGGCTACAATACTCAAATTGTCTACAACCAGGTCCGCAAACATCCGATCAACCGCGTGATCGCGGTCAAGGGATCCGACTTTTCCCAAATGGTCATCAGTTCACCTTCTACCGTCGATGTAGATTTCAAAGGCCGGAAGATCCGACGCGGCGTGAAAGTCTGGACCGTCGGGAGCGGCATCGTAAAGACGGAACTTTACGGCTGGCTCCGCCTGGACAAGCCTACTACGGAAGGCGAACCTTATCTCGCCGGTTATTGTCACTTCCCCGAATACGACGAACACTATTTCAAAATGCTGACCGCCGAGCAGATGGTTGTCCGAGTCACCAAGAGTGGCGGCCGGCGGTATGAATGGGAAAAAATTCGGGAAAGAAACGAGGCTCTTGATTGCCGAATCTATGCCCGCGCAGCAGCGGCCCTTTCCGGCCTGGACCGTTTCACAAAAGATCAATGGCAGGTGTTGAAAAATCAAAGATCGATTGAAATAGGAAAAACTCGTCCTCAGAATCCTTCGCAGGACCATCAGAAGAAAAGAAAGGCTTCTCCTTTTTTAAAACAAGACCGGTCTTTCTGGTGA
- a CDS encoding carbonic anhydrase, which translates to MKPIDRLLANNKSWAKQCIRENPHFFQDLVGIQNPQYLWIGCSDARVPANTIVGLNPGEVFVHRNIANQIIPSDLNCLSVIQFAVEFLKVKNIIVCGHYGCGGVQGALENKKLGLIDKWLAPIKDLSKRNKAQLENIPDFDQRLSKLCELNIHQQVRNACHTETVRKAWKEGQPLSVHGVVYDLHDGLIKSLDLCISSVEDAQTLDTRA; encoded by the coding sequence ATGAAACCCATCGATCGACTTCTTGCCAATAATAAATCCTGGGCCAAGCAATGCATTAGGGAAAATCCTCATTTCTTCCAGGACCTGGTGGGGATTCAAAATCCCCAATATTTGTGGATCGGGTGCTCGGATGCGCGGGTGCCGGCGAATACGATTGTGGGGTTAAACCCGGGCGAAGTTTTTGTTCATCGCAATATCGCCAACCAAATAATTCCTTCCGATTTAAACTGCCTTTCTGTCATTCAATTTGCCGTGGAGTTTTTAAAGGTAAAAAACATCATTGTGTGCGGACATTATGGTTGCGGCGGCGTTCAGGGGGCCCTTGAAAATAAAAAACTGGGATTGATTGACAAATGGCTTGCCCCCATCAAAGATCTTTCAAAGCGCAACAAGGCCCAACTTGAAAACATTCCTGATTTTGATCAACGTCTCAGCAAATTATGCGAACTGAATATTCATCAACAGGTTCGAAACGCATGCCACACTGAAACTGTCCGTAAGGCGTGGAAGGAAGGCCAACCGCTATCCGTTCATGGTGTCGTCTATGATCTGCATGACGGACTGATTAAAAGCCTCGATTTGTGCATTTCTTCTGTAGAAGATGCACAAACTTTGGACACAAGGGCATAG
- a CDS encoding DNA methylase, giving the protein MIACKKIEVVEIKKLRINERNARLHSDDQIRQLMKSIEKFGFTVPILIDEKKMVIAGHGRLEALKRLGHRKAPAILLNHLTENEKRAYVLADNQIPMLADWDLTLLKEELDFLNQEGFELEDIGFGNEEVQNIFETEEKEWKKGLTNENDIPDPPSKPKTKLGDIYQLGSHRLMCGDATNTGQVEKLLGGLKPVLMVTDPPYGVNYEPEWRNEAAEKGKIAYAARALGKVENDDRVDWTEAIRLFDGDVAYVWHAGVYAAQVADSLMRAGYEIRSQIIWAKQGLVISRGHYHWQHEPCWYAVKKGKTGHWSGDRKQTTLWQIANRNPRGGEIEDANTDHRTQKPVECMRRPIVNNTKRGESVYDPFLGSGTSLIAAESTGRVCYGMEIDPRYCDMIVKRWEDFVGKKAQYA; this is encoded by the coding sequence ATTATCGCCTGCAAGAAGATCGAGGTCGTGGAGATTAAAAAGCTCCGAATCAACGAGCGGAATGCCCGTCTTCACAGCGACGATCAGATTCGCCAGTTGATGAAGAGCATCGAGAAGTTCGGATTTACCGTTCCGATCTTGATCGACGAAAAGAAAATGGTGATCGCCGGCCACGGACGTCTCGAGGCTTTGAAAAGACTTGGGCACAGAAAGGCGCCGGCCATCCTCCTCAATCACTTAACCGAAAACGAAAAGCGAGCCTACGTCCTGGCCGACAATCAGATTCCTATGCTGGCGGACTGGGATCTCACCCTCTTGAAGGAGGAATTGGATTTTCTGAATCAGGAGGGTTTTGAACTTGAGGACATCGGCTTCGGGAATGAAGAGGTTCAAAATATTTTCGAGACGGAAGAAAAGGAATGGAAGAAAGGATTAACCAATGAGAACGACATCCCTGATCCTCCCAGCAAACCTAAAACCAAGCTGGGCGATATTTACCAATTGGGTTCTCACCGATTGATGTGTGGAGATGCAACCAATACCGGCCAGGTCGAGAAACTCTTAGGTGGCCTCAAGCCAGTGTTGATGGTGACCGATCCCCCTTACGGTGTGAACTACGAACCAGAATGGCGCAATGAAGCCGCGGAGAAAGGCAAGATCGCCTACGCCGCCCGCGCTCTGGGAAAAGTTGAGAACGATGATCGGGTTGATTGGACCGAAGCGATCCGCCTCTTTGATGGCGATGTCGCTTACGTCTGGCATGCCGGAGTTTACGCTGCCCAAGTTGCCGATAGCCTTATGCGGGCCGGCTACGAAATTCGCTCGCAGATCATCTGGGCCAAGCAAGGCTTGGTTATTTCCCGAGGTCATTATCACTGGCAACATGAACCCTGCTGGTACGCGGTCAAAAAAGGAAAGACCGGTCACTGGTCGGGGGACCGGAAACAAACCACTCTATGGCAGATCGCGAACCGCAATCCCCGTGGTGGCGAAATCGAGGATGCCAACACCGACCACCGCACCCAGAAGCCGGTTGAATGCATGCGCCGGCCGATCGTGAACAATACGAAGCGCGGAGAATCCGTTTATGATCCCTTTCTTGGAAGCGGCACATCATTGATTGCGGCCGAGAGCACAGGAAGAGTTTGCTACGGGATGGAGATCGATCCCCGCTACTGCGACATGATCGTCAAACGCTGGGAAGATTTCGTCGGAAAGAAGGCACAGTATGCCTAA
- a CDS encoding phage portal protein — MSEKHWIDRLISYFNPKAGAKRARYRAVEDLFQSPSKRRYEAASIGRRTKGWNALDTGPNAEVKPALNRLRARSRDLVRNNSYASRAIQVISSNVVGTGIIPQPKNKKIDELWSSWGDTLQCDSEGQNNFYGIQALALREITEAGEVLIRKIMRRNSDGFQVPLQLQVIEADFLYDLTDRAIPGGGFLKQGIEFDSRGNRVAYHLYRQHPGETSFPGNNFESVRIPANEILHIYRKDRAGQIRGVPWGSPALLKLRDFDDYDDAQLIRQKIAACFAAFVMDKEASDGPGTESDVLDKKLEPGLIYDLPPGKEITFGNPPAVGLEYEPYAAVTLRAIATGYGVTYESLTQDYSRVNFSSGRMGWIEFHRNVEQWRWNMLIPNLCEPVWDWFVEAAELAGHVSVNRVKKATWTPPKREMIDPVKETEAQVTAIRGGLKTLSEAIREQGNDPEKQMEEMAHDNDLLDQYKLKLDSDPRNSTPSQKNPTPNNNP; from the coding sequence ATGTCCGAAAAACATTGGATCGATCGCCTCATTTCCTATTTCAACCCCAAAGCCGGGGCAAAACGGGCGCGTTATCGGGCCGTTGAAGATCTATTTCAGAGTCCATCAAAACGTCGCTACGAAGCAGCAAGTATTGGAAGAAGGACCAAGGGATGGAACGCGTTGGATACCGGCCCCAACGCCGAGGTCAAACCTGCTTTGAACCGACTTCGCGCACGCTCGCGCGATCTGGTGAGGAATAACTCCTACGCGAGCCGAGCAATCCAAGTGATTTCCTCCAACGTGGTCGGCACGGGCATCATCCCACAGCCCAAGAATAAAAAAATCGACGAGCTCTGGAGTTCTTGGGGCGACACTCTTCAGTGTGACTCCGAGGGACAAAATAATTTTTACGGGATCCAAGCCTTGGCTCTGCGCGAAATCACGGAGGCCGGTGAGGTGTTGATCCGTAAAATCATGCGCCGGAATTCAGACGGATTCCAAGTGCCCCTTCAATTGCAGGTGATCGAAGCGGACTTTCTCTATGACTTGACCGATCGGGCAATTCCGGGCGGCGGTTTCCTCAAACAAGGGATCGAATTTGATTCTCGAGGAAACCGGGTGGCCTATCATCTCTACCGGCAACACCCTGGCGAGACGAGTTTTCCGGGAAACAATTTTGAAAGTGTTCGTATTCCGGCAAACGAGATTCTGCACATCTACCGGAAAGACAGGGCCGGACAGATCCGAGGTGTTCCGTGGGGATCGCCTGCACTGCTAAAACTCCGTGATTTTGACGACTATGACGACGCCCAATTGATCCGCCAGAAAATCGCCGCATGTTTCGCCGCTTTTGTGATGGATAAAGAAGCTTCGGATGGCCCCGGAACTGAGAGTGATGTCTTGGATAAAAAACTCGAGCCGGGTTTGATCTATGATCTTCCTCCCGGAAAAGAAATCACCTTCGGCAATCCTCCGGCGGTGGGCCTAGAATATGAACCCTACGCGGCCGTCACTCTTCGGGCCATCGCAACTGGATACGGTGTCACTTACGAATCGCTTACTCAGGATTATTCCCGGGTCAATTTTTCCAGCGGCCGTATGGGATGGATCGAGTTTCATCGGAATGTGGAGCAATGGCGTTGGAACATGCTGATTCCCAATCTTTGCGAGCCGGTCTGGGACTGGTTTGTAGAGGCGGCCGAGCTTGCTGGCCACGTTTCGGTGAACCGCGTCAAGAAAGCAACGTGGACTCCTCCGAAACGAGAGATGATCGATCCCGTCAAAGAGACGGAGGCCCAGGTCACGGCTATCCGCGGAGGCTTGAAGACGCTATCTGAAGCGATCCGGGAACAAGGAAACGATCCGGAAAAGCAGATGGAAGAAATGGCGCACGACAATGACCTGCTCGATCAGTACAAGCTGAAACTCGATTCGGACCCACGGAATTCCACTCCGTCCCAAAAAAATCCCACTCCAAACAATAATCCATAA